A single Trypanosoma brucei gambiense DAL972 chromosome 9, complete sequence DNA region contains:
- a CDS encoding T. brucei spp.-specific protein, which translates to MKVPIGILRYAEEIAASDAINGVAICVDMDDIFRQAVACSRKNVKSAGPFDSSAIPLPPALGQCVGRVITKLYDAVKWLLDMKAKCVALVSGVTDSLEEVALLMQVYKHVMDLVASLSERCQVYVNRSGTALIGIQALLSNCPKNSVNNKKKCGLLPPWKRSLVCTSDPLGGFMGFNCIVNLLSLCHGKEPSIVKASKLVGKCKLDDAASLPVFALIASKKVSITDKTPYHMKKQDRKEIALPINSRKGLLSIELLKDVGLLPSEEYREEEARHLLFQLKAALADLRAECINPPELSTMTKHQYLLPILFHRMHHSTVRLGKRHMHDRFSRARSIIFHTLLTGRLARIIYEDSSCVDSNRNDAAAAESQIIRCRVEDPNHIQYIKSPSTRVLKDVLKLKVGDSEEMTSAITAKELEDIRRIPEHLQLYAAALKILYRTGILTEMVCRAVCRAIVSVTHEKYDIYNDDMHHKNNRNDESIVDEEKNKRPSPQEIYDGLQELHVCWIYAALANDILHPSEIKPNLSPTPLVRYTDASKEKEKEEEEEDLKYLTSVLFV; encoded by the coding sequence ATGAAAGTTCCAATAGGCATCTTGCGTTATGCTGAGGAAATAGCGGCTAGTGATGCTATTAATGGTGTTGCCATTTGTGTAGATATGGATGACATTTTTCGTCAAGCCGTGGCTTGCAGCCGGAAGAATGTTAAAAGTGCCGGTCCCTTCGATTCGTCTGCCATTCCGCTTCCGCCTGCGTTGGGTCAATGCGTTGGGCGTGTCATCACTAAACTTTATGATGCTGTTAAATGGCTCTTGGATATGAAAGCCAAATGTGTAGCGCTTGTCTCTGGTGTAACGGACTCACTGGAGGAAGTGGCACTTCTTATGCAAGTCTACAAACATGTGATGGATCTCGTAGCGAGTCTTTCTGAACGTTGCCAAGTGTATGTGAACCGCAGCGGCACAGCGCTAATTGGCATTCAGGCTCTACTCTCCAATTGTCCGAAGAATAgtgtaaataacaaaaaaaagtgcggCCTACTTCCACCGTGGAAGCGTTCACTGGTGTGCACATCCGATCCGTTAGGTGGGTTTATGGGGTTTAATTGCATCGTGAACTTGCTTTCGCTTTGTCACGGGAAGGAGCCTTCTATAGTTAAAGCATCAAAACTCGTCGGAAAGTGTAAATTGGATGATGCGGCGTCGCTACCGGTTTTTGCTCTCATTGCCAGTAAAAAGGTTTCAATCACAGACAAAACACCATACCATATGAAAAAACAAGATAGGAAGGAAATTGCTCTACCTATTAACTCCCGGAAGGGTTTGCTCTCCATTGAATTACTTAAAGATGTTGGATTACTGCCGTCAGAGGAGTACCGAGAGGAGGAAGCCCgtcatttgttgtttcaacTTAAGGCCGCGCTTGCTGATTTGCGTGCTGAATGCATCAACCCGCCAGAGCTCTCCACAATGACAAAACACCAATATTTGCTCCCGATATTGTTCCATCGCATGCATCACAGCACGGTGCGGTTGGGGAAACGGCACATGCACGATCGCTTCTCAAGAGCACGTTCCATCATTTTTCACACCCTTCTCACGGGCAGACTTGCACGAATTATTTATGAAGATAGTTCTTGTGTTGATAGTAATCGTAATGATGCCGCTGCAGCAGAATCACAAATTATCCGATGCCGCGTGGAGGACCCGAACCACATTCAGTACATCAAAAGCCCATCTACCAGGGTTTTGAAAGATGTGCTGAAGTTGAAAGTCGGtgacagcgaggaaatgacGTCGGCCATTACGGCCAAAGAACTTGAAGATATACGACGCATTCCAGAGCATCTTCAGTTATATGCTGCAGCTCTTAAAATACTCTACCGCACCGGGATTTTGACAGAGATGGTTTGTCGGGCGGTATGCCGCGCCATAGTTTCGGTAACCCATGAGAAATACGATATTTACAATGATGATATGCACCATAAGAATAACAGGAATGATGAAAGCATTGTcgatgaggaaaagaataaacgACCGTCACCACAGGAAATATATGACGGGCTTCAGGAGTTGCACGTGTGCTGGATATACGCCGCCCTCGCCAATGACATTTTGCATCCTTCTGAAATAAAACCAAACCTTTCACCCACGCCACTGGTGCGGTACACCGATGCGtcaaaggagaaggagaaggaggaggaggaggaggacttGAAGTATCTCACATCTGTTCTCTTCGTCTGA